Within the Opitutales bacterium genome, the region TACGATGCCGGTAGACGAGATGCTGAGAACGCTACGTGATCTACGTCCGGCCTATCTAATTGCATATCCATCAGTGATAGATTCCCTGATGAATGCGTGCACTTCTCTCAAGTCGCAAATTCCGTCGCTACGTCAGCTAGGAACTTTCGGTGAAGTTTTGACGGAAAGGACAAGGCGTCACGCTAAGGAAGAGCATGGCCTCGCAATTTTTGACAATTACTCCGCCTCCGAACTAGGTCCGATAGCGGTTCAGTGTAGTGATTTTGAACACTATCATGTGCAGTCTGAAGCCGTATTTGTAGAAATTCTAAATGATGATAACACTCCAAGCTGCCCCGGTCACGTTGGCAGAGTCGTGGTAACTTCCCTCCATAATTTCGCGGCACCGATGATTAGATATGAGCTCGGAGACTTGGTAGAAGTTGGTGAGGATTGTAAATGCGGACGAGGCTTGCCAGTGCTCACCAAGATAATCGGGCGCCAGAGGAATCTCTTTAGATATCCAGACGGAACCCGAAGGTGGCCCAAGATCGAACATGATGAGTTCGCTAGCTTCTGCCGCATGAACCAACTGCAAATCGACCAATTTCAGCTCGCACAAATTTCGATCGAACAACTAATTTTGCGCTTAGTTGTCCGGCGGCAGCTTACTGAGGACGATAAAGCGAGAATCGCTCGCTTCGTGGATCAACAATTGGGAACCACTTCATTCATCTGTGCAGAGTAGCTGAATGTAAAGGCCTCCGTTGTAAGTCCTCCGGCCAGACTTTCGGTCGGTATAGTCTTGCCACTCGACACGGATAATGAGCTGCCCCGAGGGGTCATCAGAGTCACTCGCTCGCCTCAGATGCAGCTGAAACCCATCTTCCCAGATAATAAGTTCGGGATCGGGGGATGCGCTATGATACCATTCATTGTCCTGCCGATCCTTGTTATCCCCAAAAAGATACGGCTGGAGCTCCCCGTGGGCATGTTGGCACAGATTAGCCAAGAGATCTCGGTAGTCGCTATTACCGATCAAATAAGTGAACGCTTCGTCCTCTCTTTTTCCACTCAGGCAAAAGCTATGATTGATCGCCGTCTCGCCCAACTCACCGGCGACTTTATTCCACTGAAATAGGGCTGATTCCAAAATCCCCATTTTAGGATGGGGCAACAGTGCAGACTGCACTGCTACCATGCGATCCTTGCCGACTCTGATACAGATCTGACATTGATCCAAAAATCCCACGAAGAAATCCAGGGTCCATAGATCCGTAAATCTGTTTTTTAAGGGCTCATATGCCTGTATCCATTTCTTGAAATCACTTTCGTTAAAATAGCTCCGCGTCATCCCTGTTTCGACCAACTTATGATCGTACTCCATCAAGGCATACACGAGATCGCAGGCCCATTGTTGGTTGAACACGACCCGGCTTTGGCCGCGATTCTTCAGCCAAAAGAGCCGTCCGCAATCATGCAGGTATTGTGCGATTACCTTGGCGTGGCGAACATGGATCTCCTTACTCCACCTGCGACCCGAAAGCTCAGTCGTCGTGCCAGTCCAATCCGCAAACGATTCCTCATGTTTACCAGATCGGATGCGATCGCTAACCAGCTCTGAAGCTTGTCTAAAAACAGAGGGGCCACGCATCCCATATGCGTCCGCCTGTCTGAAGAGAGCGCGCTTCAGCCAATAGGCGACCGGTTGAAATTGATCTTCAGCACTCCGCCTTTTAGCCCGAGAACTTTTCTCGTCAGGAAAGTCTAAGACTGTAATGGGGATGTCGCTACCCACATGGCACAGGTATTCTCCCGCTTGAGCCTTCACCTGGGACACAGCCTCGTCCGAATCTGTGCTTCCGGTGTATACAATGTGGATGGATAAACGATGTAGCTCCTTGGCAAAATCGTCCATTGTCTTTATGCCCTGAACCGTCCGGATATAGTCGAGCCAGTACTTAATCTCCCGATACTCGTTCTCCTTCTTATATACGATTACTTTTTCTTCTGAGCGCTCACCCAATTCGCTCTCAACCCGTGCCTTCTGTGTATCAGGATCCGTCAATGCAATGATGTAAACCGATCCCTCCGAAGCGAATAACCGGTGGGTATTGTGATACAGTTCTTGCCCTCCAAAATCCCATATATTGGCGATACCCGTCTCAGTTACACCGGGCCCGCGGAAGTCTGTCTTCCATTCGATACAGTGGATGCCCTCCGTGGAGTCCGAATGCGTTGCTGGGTCAAATTTCGCATTCCGTTCATCTTTCGATTGGTCATAATATCGCAGGGCTTTAGCGATCGTGGTCTTGCCGCAGCGCCCACTGCCCAAGAGCAGGACTTTCGACATGACAATCTTGTCAACGCTGTCGGCATGCCGACACAGCATTTTAAACGTTTCGGCCACATTATGATCAGGGCGGGAACTCCGATGGATACTGCGGATATCCATCCCAAGGAACTCAGAGAAACTGTCGCAGCCATCACAAGTAAAGTACTGTAGGGGCATATCTTTAACCCCTTTTTCACTATCTATTTCTCCGGGATAAAAAGCGTCGATGGTCTTCAGTGCCTCGCAGCCATTCACATTGAGGTGATGCAAGCTACGTTGCTGATCAATATTCTTGATTTCAGCCAATTGAGTGCAGCCGGATAGATCCAGCTTACGCAAAGAATGTGAACGCGGCAACCGCAGACACGTCCATTGCCCGCAGTTTTCGGCGGTAAATTCTTTGAGGCCGGCGCCCCAGGTCGCCTTAAAGGCTGCCAGCTCATCCGAGGAAGGTTTCTTTTTTGTGCCACGATTCGATCTCAGGATCGCCTCTACATACGCCTCATCCAACTGCGCACAGCCGTCGATGTGGAAATACATCAAGTCCCGCAAGCTGTAGCCCTCGAGGGCATCTTGGGGCAGTGCTGTGCAGTATGATAAATCCAAGAGCTCCAGGCTCTCGGGCAAGTCGGGTAATTTTTTTAGATCCACACAGCCCCGCACGTCGAGCTCGCGAAAATATTTGGGTAAGACAGGCACCTCAGTAATCTCCTTGAGGCACCAGAGATGGAGGCATTTCAGATTGGGAAACAACTCGGCGAGGTTCGAATGCAGGTCTTCATCGGTACGTTTGATAGCCTGTTCTCTCCTCTGAGCGAGATCTTCACCCTTCATTGCGTCATAATCAAGCGCACCCAAAACGATACGCTCTATCTGTTCTTGCGGCCCCGGGTGCGCCTTAATCCATTCGCGCAGCTCGCTTCCCCCTGCTGCGAAATGTAGGGCGACCTCTGTGTCTTCCGATCTACTCATTATTCTCCGTGTTTGTCTTCGTTTCTTTAGAATTTCGATTAACTGATCACCGTTTCAATCAATTGCGATAGTAGGATGGGCGACGGCGCCCCCTGGCAGTCTCTTGTAGCCGACCCGCTCTGTCGGGGCGCAGGCCGTTGCTCCGATCCACGCCAAAGCGGCGAGCCGACAGAGCGGCTCGGCTACACAAAGACTTCTTGGAGGGTTGACCATTACCATTGCTCTCGCTTTTCAGAAATTTACCGATGACTCCATCACAACACTTCACCTCGCGGCTTTTCGGGCGCGTTAAGCCCATCCAGGCCGGACACACGATCGGACGCTCCGGCCCCTCCAGATGCTGACTCGGCGGGGTCCCTCGCCTCGGCATCTTCCGGGCCTACGCTCGCTTGCTGGTTTTTCACCGGACCGGAGGACAGGCAAAGGCGGAAGCCCCTGCTCCAGTAGCGAAGGCCAGGGTGGTCCCTGGTGCGGAAAGCGGAGCGGCAGTTCCCGGCTGTGAGGATCCACGAGCCGCCCCGGAGGACCCGCCGCGCGTCCCGGCCTCCCACATCGATGGGATCCACAGCCACAACACCGCGCTCAGCGTAGGC harbors:
- a CDS encoding phenylacetate--CoA ligase family protein, producing the protein MLEFANQTDQVTWPSVTNPWASAIGCLLYQFEQTQWLNRRELEKRQWPQIQSILNFAYSNSSLYRKLYDEHGIDPSTFQNLDDLLNLPIVSREQLQRNADDWFCKEIPKGHGQILDHFTSGSTGRPLHSRSTNLTHLIKCALMIRSHSWAARDLKQSVVYITEANQTSEVKHSSTWESATKHVLKTGRSSSIPITMPVDEMLRTLRDLRPAYLIAYPSVIDSLMNACTSLKSQIPSLRQLGTFGEVLTERTRRHAKEEHGLAIFDNYSASELGPIAVQCSDFEHYHVQSEAVFVEILNDDNTPSCPGHVGRVVVTSLHNFAAPMIRYELGDLVEVGEDCKCGRGLPVLTKIIGRQRNLFRYPDGTRRWPKIEHDEFASFCRMNQLQIDQFQLAQISIEQLILRLVVRRQLTEDDKARIARFVDQQLGTTSFICAE